CTAGGCAGGTGCTATACCATTGAACCACATCCCCAGTCTTAGTAAATTAAAGCtttcaaataatgtattttttttttctgtccatgaTGGCAGTGAATCAGAAATTATTAACAAGAATGCTATCTGGAAACCTCCAAATTTTTGGAAGCTAAAGATCAGATTCCTGTGGTCAAAGAAGAGATCCCAAgagaaactgaaaacattttatattaacaAGATTCTACAATGTTAAATTGtatgtgtcttagtcactgttctattgctgtgacaagacactatgaccaaggcaattctcataaagaaagcatttaatcggGGGTTCAgaggtcagtccattatcatggagggagcatggcaacacacaggcagacatggtgctggagaagtagctgagggttctacatcatGATCCATAGCCAGGGGTGTGGGGGTGCTTAGCATAAACTTTTGAAACTcagagcccaccctcagtgatacATTTCTTCCAATAAGGCCCCACCTCTTAATCTTTCAAATACTGCCATTtactggtgaccaagcattcaaacctatgaacctatgggagccattctcattcagatcaCCACAGTAGGTTACAGCTGAAATAGCACTAACAGGTGTATCACTCTACATTTCTAAATGACACACTACCAGTACACACTAAAAGTAGCTTGAGggttaacttttgtttttttgagacacggtttcttgaaaacctgtattgttttggagcctgacctggaactctctctgtagaccaggctggcctcaaactcacagagatctgcctgcctctgcctcctgagtgctgggatcaaaggtatgtgccaccaacgcctggcttcaatatcctttttaaataagaaacatgaGCAAAAATTCTAGCCAACAGGTACCAGAAGAACATGGTTTCTGAGCAGACTTTAAGGCCCAAAGAAACAATGCTGCTGACATTCTGGCTATGTCTTTCTTCATTGGGCTGCTCACTGAAGCCACTGaacatgagaaataaatttaataaatccTTGGCTCTTCCTAGAAGAAACAATGCCTCCAGAGGCCACTGATGCATTACCTGTAATGAAAACCTTCAGGAACTAAAGCTTATTTCTCTAGTGAAATTGTGGTTGAGAACCTCTAGAAAACAAGTGGCTCAGGTATGTTATCCTAGCTATTGGGGACAAAGGTAGGAAAGCTACAAGGTCAAGTCCTGCTTGGGCTGCAGATTTCAAAGCTAGTCTCAAAATGCAAAAGGAACTTGGCATAGTAGCTCACACTTAATTCTAGCATGCAAGAGGCTGATGCAAGCTGGGGGATGATTCGAGTTTGAGTccagctagcctgggctacagtgacaCATGTCTCTAAACAAGAAAAATGTGTGGTGCTTGAGACAAGGTGTTGCTATATAACTTCAGCTGACCTTGTCTTCAATATGTAGGCTACGTTGATTTTGAAAAACCtacagcaatcctcttgcttctgcctcccaagtgaagATCATAGGAGCCACTGACCTTTAAAGTCATGCTGGTTTTTAGCGTGTATGtggggctgttgagatggctcagtgggtgagggcATTTGCCACAAAAGTTCTacataaaggtagaagaaaaaaactgactccacaattgtcctctgacctccacatagacACTCACACAAAAATCCCAAAGTGGATGTGACTAAACATGGCATAACTATGATACTCTAGAACTATCAGACAAGTTGTTGGACATGTGTACTATATGTATATCACAATCACCAAGGAAGTTTGTTAAAATCAGGAATTACCTGCCTGACCTGGAGTCATCAGTGTCCTGCCTGGATCTGCAGAATACAGAATACCTTTCTGTAAAGGTATTCAAATGTTTAAACTGCTGAATTCACTTGATACTCTTTAACTTAATACAGAGCAATGTATTttagcattttaaagtttttgtgtCTATTTTTTCCTCAccacagagactgagagaaatTAACAGTATGATACGGACAGGAGAGACTCCAACTAAAAAGAGAGGGATTCTCCTAGACGATGGAAGCGAGTCACCTGCAAAAAGAATTTGCCCAGAAAATCATTCTGCCCTGTTACGTCGTCTCCAAGATGTAGCTAATGACCGAGGTTCACACTGAGGTTAGTCTCCGGTATGGAAACTGTCTTCACATGAACTGCTTAGCAGTTAATGCATGCAGGATTATGGGAGCTTGCTCCTTAATCCAGCAGTTATTAGAGCCTGGCAGAAAAGGGAAGCTCTCCGACTGGGTATAGCGGTATatacctgttatcccagcacacAAGAGGTAGAGGGAAAGAGGACCAGGAGTttaaggctatcctgggctacatagcatgtctaaggccaacttgggctatatgtaaccctgactcaaaaacaaaaacaacaacaaaaaaggacatTAGAGAAATTAGACTTGCTCCAGTATTCTTAGGATGTTTTTATTCATCCCTATCGCCTCTCCCCTTACTATTCAGTGCTTACGTACCTTCAACACTGCCCATAATCCAAACCTGGACTTTTAACTTTGGTAAACTTTTACAAGCACTGCAGAAAAATCTTTAGAGGCCTGTGTAGGTAAGCCCCAGCAGAGGAATTCTATTTGAAGTTCATTCTTACTTTCATATGGTTTGGCCCAACCATGTGTTGTAGGACAGAACATCTGAGACATTCACATTCATGAAACAGAACAGAAGGGATGGCCCAGACCTGGACATCTCCAGGCACTCTTGCCTAAGGCTCCTGTTCCCTTTGAGTACTACGATCCCTTCCCCAGTAGATATGGTTCATTGTGAAAGGTGTGCAGTGTCTGAATGAACCTGTGTAATTGGTGGCACTTTAGGGCTGTAAAATGCATGGCACTGTAACCCAGATTTTGCTGTATATTTATGATGGCACTTTCTATAATGTGGACTTCAGTAAGTACAAGACTTCTAGGCTATACAGCCAATGTTTTCTTTAATGCTTTTCTTAAAGGACTTAATGTACACATTCTGGGCATGTGTAAAACACTCCAGTGTGTGGTAGTGGTGTTACATAGGTATCATCTGGCtaagtaaagatttttaaatcaaGCTGAATTGAGAATCTGAAAAATTATGACCAGTTCCTTTTGGAGGTAGCTATCCAAAGGAAAGTATCTTTGAGGTAATTCCTGGAAGTTAAAAGAATAGGTTGGAGAATTTAGGTTTTTATTAGTAGGTAGTACCATTTatacaaattagaaaattatttaacaGCTATTGATTATCTACACATATCTTTATTAATCATTATTGTTCCAGTTGTTTTTAAGTTGGATTAATAATCCTAAGGAGAAAATTCAATTGTAAATTGGATCATATAAGCAAAGTTACTAGGTAACTTCATACTGCTCTAAAGCATAGACCTTGCACTGTCTACTAGAGTAGTGCTGTGCAGAGTACTTAGAAAACCTCTTGGTACCACTACtgtaattttatatgaaaatatgtgtattttcCAATAAAGCACTTATAAATTAGTCTCTGTTTAGTTATATTGAAAAAGAACATTAGTTTCCTGCATAAATGACAATCAAtcatttattggtttatttcatCTCTACTAACACAACAGTCATTCACCATTTAAATACCTGACTTCATTAGAAACCGTTTGAacacttttttcttcctcctgccataaaaatacagtaatttgcttaaaaaaacaaaaacaactatgaACAAGCATCCTGGTTCTGCCTACTTTCCTAATGCTCTGAGATAGACGTTTACAGCAAGTCAGCAGGCTGAAGCCGGAAAGCCAGTCTTCTACTTGAAAGTGCTGCACTCTGGAATCTCTTCTCTACACCCTTCTTCATGACCTACCTACCGTATGTACAGCTGAGACCACCAACTTCCAACTACTACACAGtgctcatttctctctgctctgttaAAGTAAACACAACTTACCTCTAACATATTCAGAAAAAATACTTAAGCCTCAAGGTCCCCAATAATTTGGAGTACTGAACTAGATCCACCCTGACACTTCTGACAGAAGTAACGCATTACTTAATGAGAGGTCTCCACAACCTGCTGTTAGAACCTACGCATACACAACACTGATAGCCAGTCACTGTTCACGAGGTTTACTCTTCAGGCAGTCCTTTGCCATTAGTCAGCTTTAACTAGGCCAGAGTCCAGCAGGAAAGTGCGTGGTGCACCAGATCCACCATCTCTTAGGTTGctactgttttctcttctttactGAAAGGTTGTACTGAGCCAGGCTTTACCCATGACAGGCCAGCAACATGAACACTTTTATTGTGCTGTTCGTCAGGCTTCTTCTAGGCACAAtcaaaaacagacattaaaaaaaaaaaaaaaaaaaaaggactgatgAGCAAGTTCAAGTTCAGAACCATACTGACTAGTTTCCCCAAGAGTTAGTTATATGTAACCAATGGCCACAAATGCAGACAGTTAAGAAACCAGGCTAGCCATTTCAAAAATGGTTATGTACTTACTTTCTGAGTCAGcatcttctctctggcctcatcATGTACAGAAGGGTTCCATGGAGAAAAGCTTGAAGggcagaaaatattaaatatagttCATGGCTTTCAAAACATGTAAAGCATCCAATAAAACCATTCTAATAAAActtaagaacaattttttttttttttaaggtttctctgtgtagccctggatgacctagaacttgctctgtagaccaggcctgcctctgcctcccatgtgcagggatttaaggtgtgcgccactgctCCCTGGCTAAAGAACAATCCTTAATCAGTTGTTGGCTTATACTGATATCATCTAAAACAGACATCCCTGTAAACCTCATACCACCcctgaaatattatttaaagatgaagaaaacaaggcaGAGTAAAACCAAGTAATTACTTTGGATTACCAAAGCTAAAAAGTCCAGAAGCCAAGCCGTCCATCAGCTGAGCCCAAAAGCAACACCGCAGTATGCTTCCCAACGATGCCAATCTCCACAAGAGCTATAGGGCCTCTCAGTTCTATTCTAACACGCTCTCTCCACCAAATCTAAATGTTAATGAGTTAAGCTAGATCTAGTTCAGTACTCCAAATTATTGTGTACCTTGAGAcatatttttctgaatatgttAGAGGTAAGTTGTGTTTACTTAAACTaacagcagagagaaatgagcaCTATGTAATAGTCTCAAGTTTGTGGTTTCAGCTGTAAGGCTCACACTGCCTTCTGAAAAGTCCTCACATAGAAAAACTTGACAGAAGTTgggcgttagtggtgcatgcctttaatcccagcactcgggaggcagaggcagatggatctctgtgagatcaagaccagctggtctacaacagctagttccaggacagccttcaaagcaacagagaaaccctgtctcggggggggggggggggggcggggacgACACGGGGACGGGACACACCTTGACAGAGATTCTCAGGAAACCAAAATCACTAAATATCTCATTACTGACAGTGTATAAGTCACACAAAGCCTTTGGTTTAAAGCCAAGAGCCAAGTAGCATTAGGAATAGAGttgacagaaaatgaaaagctccaGGCTAACATTACACATGTTCCTCTAAAGCAGAAGTGTAAAGCACTAGGTAACTTACCACTTACCTAATTGCATAGGGGTCTTCTATTTTCGGTTGGTCAAACAAACGAGCAGTACATACTTTAACACTGTCAACCACTTTACTCTTAAAAAGCTGAATGTCTTTTTCATACCTgtgttaaaagttttaaaaatttaacaatttatcttaaataataatagtaaataataagGTTACCCTAAGTAACAAAGTAAAAATCACATACAGTACTGCAGCCTCTGGGTTTAGGGGGCTTGTTGTGTCGATCTTGTAGAAGACTCTCCTTGCGTACATTAAGACCTGCCATATATGATTATGGTTCCGCCTGCCGGGAAACAAAGCATGAGTACTTCAGTTTGTTCCTGATGACTATGCTACTATAAGAAACAGTGATACACTAACCTCCACTTTGCAAATGCTCTCTTCACATCCAGTTCCCCTGTGGTGGAATCAACTAGCGGGTGAAAGACGGGAATGTCAAACAGCAGGCGCTGTATGTAGAGAGAAACACTTCAGTGGGAGTGATGTCATGCTGCTAGTCAGATCGGGCCCAACAAGGGCCCTTAACTACAACTACTTTCCTGTAAACAGCTTTGCAGCAGGGGAGATTCTGCTCTCCTCCTGCAGCATGGCCATCCCAGGCATACGGTGGATGGTGCAGCACAGCCCCCAACCTCACCCACACCCCGGAGCAGAGAAAAGAATGAAGCTGCAGGCAGGGTAGCCTGACCCCAGGTAACAAAGCACTAAACCCCATTGGCTGTGGGAGACATACATCTAAGGAAACTGATTTCATTACAGCATCTAAGGTCAGGAGAAGAATCAAGAAATCTGTAAGCCTTGATTTCCCCTC
The DNA window shown above is from Cricetulus griseus strain 17A/GY chromosome 3, alternate assembly CriGri-PICRH-1.0, whole genome shotgun sequence and carries:
- the Aktip gene encoding AKT-interacting protein isoform X1, with the protein product MNPLWSMSASSVRKRAEGEEKTLAGDVKNSPPRTAPKKQLPSIPKNALPITKPTSPAPAAQSTNGTHASYGPFYLEYSLLAELICSTLVVKQKLPGVYIQPSYRSALVWFGVIFIRHGLYQDGVFKFTVYIPDNYPDGDCPRLLFDIPVFHPLVDSTTGELDVKRAFAKWRRNHNHIWQVLMYARRVFYKIDTTSPLNPEAAVLYEKDIQLFKSKVVDSVKVCTARLFDQPKIEDPYAISFSPWNPSVHDEAREKMLTQKKKPDEQHNKSVHVAGLSWVKPGSVQPFSKEEKTVAT
- the Aktip gene encoding AKT-interacting protein isoform X3; the encoded protein is MNPLWSMSASSVRKRAEGEEKTLAGDVKNSPPRTAPKKQLPSIPKNALPITKPTSPAPAAQSTNGTHASYGPFYLEYSLLAEFTLVVKQKLPGVYIQPSYRSALVWFGVIFIRHGLYQDGVFKFTVYIPDNYPDGDCPRLLFDIPVFHPLVDSTTGELDVKRAFAKWRRNHNHIWQVLMYARRVFYKIDTTSPLNPEAAVLYEKDIQLFKSKVVDSVKVCTARLFDQPKIEDPYAISFSPWNPSVHDEAREKMLTQKKPDEQHNKSVHVAGLSWVKPGSVQPFSKEEKTVAT
- the Aktip gene encoding AKT-interacting protein isoform X2: MNPLWSMSASSVRKRAEGEEKTLAGDVKNSPPRTAPKKQLPSIPKNALPITKPTSPAPAAQSTNGTHASYGPFYLEYSLLAEFTLVVKQKLPGVYIQPSYRSALVWFGVIFIRHGLYQDGVFKFTVYIPDNYPDGDCPRLLFDIPVFHPLVDSTTGELDVKRAFAKWRRNHNHIWQVLMYARRVFYKIDTTSPLNPEAAVLYEKDIQLFKSKVVDSVKVCTARLFDQPKIEDPYAISFSPWNPSVHDEAREKMLTQKKKPDEQHNKSVHVAGLSWVKPGSVQPFSKEEKTVAT